A window from Drosophila nasuta strain 15112-1781.00 chromosome 3, ASM2355853v1, whole genome shotgun sequence encodes these proteins:
- the LOC132794084 gene encoding protein draper isoform X5 — protein sequence MHNCEMSRLSLKLALQLLALQLLLMMVHTEIIDQSIDEPEGLNVCKKRENYNVEVVITELQSFQERGSTWCLNIPPSCPTYRIKHRVVNKTQTLTKARIVRDCCDGYVRQGNQCVPHCSQPCQHGECVAPEKCKCTEGYGGPVCNIICRCLNNSSCDSDTGNCICAPGWTGVDCAEPCPDGFYGLECKERCQKSTHGNTTCDHITGEVVCRPGYLGLTCEHACPQGLYGPSCKLKCNCEHQGECNPENGQCTCLPGWTGANCNQSCPQDTYGAGCSQHCRCQNHRSCRKNDGHCICLPGWMGDNCGSICPEGLYGDYCMHSCDCPSSNFQCHAAQGCVCRRGYTGENCDELIASQRVAESVQESSNAGVALSLVLLTIFMAIICAVFLYYRRRVSNLKTEIAHVHYTHETNGGGWPPANHNFDNPVYGMHPETSLLPSHLRPKMNNFNQNGSLTADYGDDSNASSRVGSYSINYNHELLNKNLNADLTNPNVYNAIGDSLKEEHVYDEIKQKEGYKDPVKIYSKILFLGDEYDHLDYSRPSTSQKPHYHRMNDTQLNINHDEEKPSNVKNMTVLLQKKPEPPTEPEPQHESFDNTNLDAASTASPSSSPELK from the exons ATGCACAACTGCGAAATGTCGCGGCTCAGCTTGAAGCTTGCATTGCAACTACTTGCATTGCAACTATTGCTGATGATGGTGCACACCGAGATCATTGATCAAAGCATTGATGAACCGGAGGGACTCAATGTCTGCAAAAAACGCGAAAA CTACAATGTGGAGGTGGTCATTACTGAACTCCAGTCATTCCAGGAGCGTGGTTCCACGTGGTGCCTCAATATTCCGCCTAGCTGTCCCACCTACCGCATAAAACATCGTGTGGTGAACAAAACTCAGACTTTAACCAAAGCTCGCATAGTGCGTGACTGTTGTG ATGGATACGTACGCCAGGGTAACCAGTGTGTTCCTCATTGTAGTCAGCCCTGCCAACATGGTGAATGTGTAGCTCCAGAGAAGTGCAAGTGCACAGAAGGCTATGGAGGACCTGTCTGCAATATAA TTTGCAGATGCCTGAACAATTCATCCTGTGACTCCGATACGGGTAACTGCATCTGTGCACCCGGCTGGACCGGCGTCGACTGCGCCGAGCCATGCCCCGACGGCTTTTATGGGTTGGAATGCAAGGAACGCTGCCAGAAAAGTACGCACG GCAATACCACATGTGATCATATTACCGGTGAAGTCGTTTGTCGCCCCGGCTACTTGGGTCTCACCTGTGAACACGCCTGTCCGCAGGGTCTCTACGGTCCCAGTTGCAAACTAAAGTGTAACTGTGAACACCAGGGCGAGTGCAATCCTGAAAATGGCCAGTGCACCTGTCTGCCCGGCTGGACAGGAGCCAATTGCAATCAGTCCTGTCCCCAGGACACCTATGGCGCTGGCTGCAGTCAACATTGTCGTTGCCAAAATCATCGCAGCTGCCGCAAGAACGATGGTCACTGTATTTGTTTGCCAGGCTGGATGGGTGACAATTGCGGCTCGATTTGTCCCGAAGGTCTTTATGGTGACTATTGCATGCACTCTTGCGACTGTCCCTCATCCAATTTCCAGTGCCATGCGGCGCAGGGTTGCGTCTGTCGTAGGGGTTACACTGGCGAGAATTGTGATGAGTTGATTGCGTCGCAACGCGTTGCTGAATCCGTACAAGAAT CAAGCAATGCTGGCGTTGCCCTGAGCTTAGTGCTATTGACCATCTTTATGGCTATAATCTGCGCCGTGTTTCTGTACTACCGCCGTCGTGTATCCAATCTGAAAACAGAGATTGCTCACGTTCACTACACGCATGAAACAAATGGTGGCGGCTGGCCACCAGCGAATCATAACTTTGACAATCCGGTGTATGGCATGCATCCCGAGACGAGTTTGTTACCGAGCCATTTGCGACCCAAGATGAACAATTTTAACCAGAATGGTTCACTGACTGCCGACTACGGTGATGACTCTAATGCCAGCAGCAGAG TGGGCAgctattcaattaattataatcatGAGTTGCTCAACAAAAACTTGAATGCCGATCTAACCAATCCAAATGTGTATAATGCCATTGGCGATTCATTAAAGGAGGAGCATGTCTACGATGAAATTAAACAGAAGGAAGGCTACAAAGATCCCG tgaaaatttatagcaaaatattgtttttgggAG ATGAGTATGATCACTTGGACTATTCTCGGCCAAGTACTTCGCAGAAGCCACACTATCATCGAATGAACGACACTCAGCTGAACATCAACCATGACGAAGAGAAGCCCAGCAACGTTAAGAACATGACAGTGCTGCTACAAAAAAAGCCGGAACCGCCAACGGAACCAGAGCCGCAGCATGAGAGCTTTGACAATACCAATCTGGATGCAGCATCGACAGCATCACCCAGCTCGAGTCCAGAATTAAAGTAA
- the LOC132794084 gene encoding protein draper isoform X2, producing MHNCEMSRLSLKLALQLLALQLLLMMVHTEIIDQSIDEPEGLNVCKKRENYNVEVVITELQSFQERGSTWCLNIPPSCPTYRIKHRVVNKTQTLTKARIVRDCCDGYVRQGNQCVPHCSQPCQHGECVAPEKCKCTEGYGGPVCNINCSPGLYGIDCQLKCDCLNGATCEPYSGKCECAKGYTGTRCDELCPPQRYGEQCAEVCRCENGGSCDHISGKCSCAPGFMGPLCDMPCPDGKHGAKCEEDCRCQNDGHCDPQNGACECTIGWTGDVCANKCPTGSHGLNCELHCHCLNDAPCHHITGRCECPPGYMGEVCMDECPLNTYGRNCSEKCNCENDAACSRTGKCICAPGWEGERCERRICDIDKYGINCNKTCECEMEHTDLCHPETGRCQCSIGWSSDQCTRPCAFLKYGLNCEQNCDCRNGANCSPVDGTCLCAPGFTGQRCEESCPTGSYGQDCAFKCDCQNGAKCAPETGQCLCAPGWRNNKCDRPCDLNHFGDGCRSSCQCQNNASCNPINGSCTCAPGWMGDHCQQKCDTFLFGIDCAFRCQCDTSNTIACEASTGRCLCKQGWRGVNCETNCSSGYYGENCDQVCRCLNNSSCDSDTGNCICAPGWTGVDCAEPCPDGFYGLECKERCQKSTHGNTTCDHITGEVVCRPGYLGLTCEHACPQGLYGPSCKLKCNCEHQGECNPENGQCTCLPGWTGANCNQSCPQDTYGAGCSQHCRCQNHRSCRKNDGHCICLPGWMGDNCGSICPEGLYGDYCMHSCDCPSSNFQCHAAQGCVCRRGYTGENCDELIASQRVAESVQESSNAGVALSLVLLTIFMAIICAVFLYYRRRVSNLKTEIAHVHYTHETNGGGWPPANHNFDNPVYGMHPETSLLPSHLRPKMNNFNQNGSLTADYGDDSNASSRVGSYSINYNHELLNKNLNADLTNPNVYNAIGDSLKEEHVYDEIKQKEGYKDPDEYDHLDYSRPSTSQKPHYHRMNDTQLNINHDEEKPSNVKNMTVLLQKKPEPPTEPEPQHESFDNTNLDAASTASPSSSPELK from the exons ATGCACAACTGCGAAATGTCGCGGCTCAGCTTGAAGCTTGCATTGCAACTACTTGCATTGCAACTATTGCTGATGATGGTGCACACCGAGATCATTGATCAAAGCATTGATGAACCGGAGGGACTCAATGTCTGCAAAAAACGCGAAAA CTACAATGTGGAGGTGGTCATTACTGAACTCCAGTCATTCCAGGAGCGTGGTTCCACGTGGTGCCTCAATATTCCGCCTAGCTGTCCCACCTACCGCATAAAACATCGTGTGGTGAACAAAACTCAGACTTTAACCAAAGCTCGCATAGTGCGTGACTGTTGTG ATGGATACGTACGCCAGGGTAACCAGTGTGTTCCTCATTGTAGTCAGCCCTGCCAACATGGTGAATGTGTAGCTCCAGAGAAGTGCAAGTGCACAGAAGGCTATGGAGGACCTGTCTGCAATATAA ATTGCTCGCCTGGCCTCTATGGCATCGACTGTCAACTGAAGTGCGATTGTCTAAATGGTGCAACATGCGAGCCTTACAGCGGCAAGTGCGAGTGCGCCAAGGGTTACACGGGAACCAGATGCGATGAGTTATGTCCGCCTCAACGATATGGGGAGCAGTGTGCCGAGGTATGCCGCTGTGAGAACGGCGGAAGCTGCGATCACATCTCTGGCAAATGTTCGTGTGCACCCGGTTTTATGGGTCCCCT ATGCGATATGCCTTGTCCCGATGGCAAGCATGGCGCCAAATGTGAGGAGGATTGTCGATGCCAGAACGATGGACACTGTGATCCGCAAAATGGCGCCTGTGAATGTACCATTGGCTGGACGGGCGATGTCTGCGCCAACAAGTGTCCAACTGGGAGTCATGGACTCAACTGTGAACTACACTGTCACTGCTTGAACGATGCACCTTGTCATCACATCACTGGACGTTGCGAGTGTCCGCCCGGCTACATGGGCGAAGTGTGCATGGACGAGTGTCCTCTGAATACCTATGGACGTAACTGCTCTGAAAAATGCAACTGCGAGAACGATGCCGCCTGCAGCCGGACTGGCAAATGCATCTGTGCGCCAGGCTGGGAGGGAGAGCGCTGTGAACGTCGCATTTGTGATATTGACAAGTATGGAATAAACTGTAACAAAACTTGCGAATGCGAGATGGAGCACACGGATCTATGTCACCCGGAGACAGGACGTTGCCAGTGCAGCATCGGCTGGAGCAGCGATCAGTGCACGCGTCCTTGCGCCTTCCTCAAATATGGTCTGAACTGTGAGCAGAACTGCGATTGCCGCAATGGAGCCAACTGCTCGCCTGTGGATGGCACTTGCTTGTGTGCTCCCGGCTTTACTGGACAACGCTGCGAAGAAAGCTGTCCGACGGGGAGCTATGGTCAGGATTGTGCCTTTAAATGCGATTGTCAGAATGGTGCCAAGTGCGCTCCAGAGACAGGCCAATGTCTATGTGCGCCAGGTTggcgcaacaacaaatgcgatAGACCCTGTGATCTCAATCATTTTGGCGATGGGTGTCGCAGTAGTTGCCAGTGCCAAAACAATGCCTCCTGCAATCCTATTAATGGTAGCTGCACCTGTGCTCCTGGTTGGATGGGCGACCACTGTCAGCAGAAGTGCGACACTTTCCTCTTTGGAATCGACTGTGCTTTCAGGTGCCAATGCGATACGTCCAACACAATCGCTTGCGAGGCTTCCACCGGCCGTTGCCTATGCAAGCAGGGTTGGCGAG GCGTTAACTGCGAAACGAACTGTTCGAGCGGTTACTATGGTGAAAATTGTGATCAAGTTTGCAGATGCCTGAACAATTCATCCTGTGACTCCGATACGGGTAACTGCATCTGTGCACCCGGCTGGACCGGCGTCGACTGCGCCGAGCCATGCCCCGACGGCTTTTATGGGTTGGAATGCAAGGAACGCTGCCAGAAAAGTACGCACG GCAATACCACATGTGATCATATTACCGGTGAAGTCGTTTGTCGCCCCGGCTACTTGGGTCTCACCTGTGAACACGCCTGTCCGCAGGGTCTCTACGGTCCCAGTTGCAAACTAAAGTGTAACTGTGAACACCAGGGCGAGTGCAATCCTGAAAATGGCCAGTGCACCTGTCTGCCCGGCTGGACAGGAGCCAATTGCAATCAGTCCTGTCCCCAGGACACCTATGGCGCTGGCTGCAGTCAACATTGTCGTTGCCAAAATCATCGCAGCTGCCGCAAGAACGATGGTCACTGTATTTGTTTGCCAGGCTGGATGGGTGACAATTGCGGCTCGATTTGTCCCGAAGGTCTTTATGGTGACTATTGCATGCACTCTTGCGACTGTCCCTCATCCAATTTCCAGTGCCATGCGGCGCAGGGTTGCGTCTGTCGTAGGGGTTACACTGGCGAGAATTGTGATGAGTTGATTGCGTCGCAACGCGTTGCTGAATCCGTACAAGAAT CAAGCAATGCTGGCGTTGCCCTGAGCTTAGTGCTATTGACCATCTTTATGGCTATAATCTGCGCCGTGTTTCTGTACTACCGCCGTCGTGTATCCAATCTGAAAACAGAGATTGCTCACGTTCACTACACGCATGAAACAAATGGTGGCGGCTGGCCACCAGCGAATCATAACTTTGACAATCCGGTGTATGGCATGCATCCCGAGACGAGTTTGTTACCGAGCCATTTGCGACCCAAGATGAACAATTTTAACCAGAATGGTTCACTGACTGCCGACTACGGTGATGACTCTAATGCCAGCAGCAGAG TGGGCAgctattcaattaattataatcatGAGTTGCTCAACAAAAACTTGAATGCCGATCTAACCAATCCAAATGTGTATAATGCCATTGGCGATTCATTAAAGGAGGAGCATGTCTACGATGAAATTAAACAGAAGGAAGGCTACAAAGATCCCG ATGAGTATGATCACTTGGACTATTCTCGGCCAAGTACTTCGCAGAAGCCACACTATCATCGAATGAACGACACTCAGCTGAACATCAACCATGACGAAGAGAAGCCCAGCAACGTTAAGAACATGACAGTGCTGCTACAAAAAAAGCCGGAACCGCCAACGGAACCAGAGCCGCAGCATGAGAGCTTTGACAATACCAATCTGGATGCAGCATCGACAGCATCACCCAGCTCGAGTCCAGAATTAAAGTAA
- the LOC132794084 gene encoding protein draper isoform X4: MHNCEMSRLSLKLALQLLALQLLLMMVHTEIIDQSIDEPEGLNVCKKRENYNVEVVITELQSFQERGSTWCLNIPPSCPTYRIKHRVVNKTQTLTKARIVRDCCDGYVRQGNQCVPHCSQPCQHGECVAPEKCKCTEGYGGPVCNINCSPGLYGIDCQLKCDCLNGATCEPYSGKCECAKGYTGTRCDELCPPQRYGEQCAEVCRCENGGSCDHISGKCSCAPGFMGPLCDMPCPDGKHGAKCEEDCRCQNDGHCDPQNGACECTIGWTGDVCANKCPTGSHGLNCELHCHCLNDAPCHHITGRCECPPGYMGEVCMDECPLNTYGRNCSEKCNCENDAACSRTGKCICAPGWEGERCERRICDIDKYGINCNKTCECEMEHTDLCHPETGRCQCSIGWSSDQCTRPCAFLKYGLNCEQNCDCRNGANCSPVDGTCLCAPGFTGQRCEESCPTGSYGQDCAFKCDCQNGAKCAPETGQCLCAPGWRNNKCDRPCDLNHFGDGCRSSCQCQNNASCNPINGSCTCAPGWMGDHCQQKCDTFLFGIDCAFRCQCDTSNTIACEASTGRCLCKQGWRVNLCLLFCTRCVFIFPFCVPHPKALTAKRTVRAVTMVKIVIKFADA, encoded by the exons ATGCACAACTGCGAAATGTCGCGGCTCAGCTTGAAGCTTGCATTGCAACTACTTGCATTGCAACTATTGCTGATGATGGTGCACACCGAGATCATTGATCAAAGCATTGATGAACCGGAGGGACTCAATGTCTGCAAAAAACGCGAAAA CTACAATGTGGAGGTGGTCATTACTGAACTCCAGTCATTCCAGGAGCGTGGTTCCACGTGGTGCCTCAATATTCCGCCTAGCTGTCCCACCTACCGCATAAAACATCGTGTGGTGAACAAAACTCAGACTTTAACCAAAGCTCGCATAGTGCGTGACTGTTGTG ATGGATACGTACGCCAGGGTAACCAGTGTGTTCCTCATTGTAGTCAGCCCTGCCAACATGGTGAATGTGTAGCTCCAGAGAAGTGCAAGTGCACAGAAGGCTATGGAGGACCTGTCTGCAATATAA ATTGCTCGCCTGGCCTCTATGGCATCGACTGTCAACTGAAGTGCGATTGTCTAAATGGTGCAACATGCGAGCCTTACAGCGGCAAGTGCGAGTGCGCCAAGGGTTACACGGGAACCAGATGCGATGAGTTATGTCCGCCTCAACGATATGGGGAGCAGTGTGCCGAGGTATGCCGCTGTGAGAACGGCGGAAGCTGCGATCACATCTCTGGCAAATGTTCGTGTGCACCCGGTTTTATGGGTCCCCT ATGCGATATGCCTTGTCCCGATGGCAAGCATGGCGCCAAATGTGAGGAGGATTGTCGATGCCAGAACGATGGACACTGTGATCCGCAAAATGGCGCCTGTGAATGTACCATTGGCTGGACGGGCGATGTCTGCGCCAACAAGTGTCCAACTGGGAGTCATGGACTCAACTGTGAACTACACTGTCACTGCTTGAACGATGCACCTTGTCATCACATCACTGGACGTTGCGAGTGTCCGCCCGGCTACATGGGCGAAGTGTGCATGGACGAGTGTCCTCTGAATACCTATGGACGTAACTGCTCTGAAAAATGCAACTGCGAGAACGATGCCGCCTGCAGCCGGACTGGCAAATGCATCTGTGCGCCAGGCTGGGAGGGAGAGCGCTGTGAACGTCGCATTTGTGATATTGACAAGTATGGAATAAACTGTAACAAAACTTGCGAATGCGAGATGGAGCACACGGATCTATGTCACCCGGAGACAGGACGTTGCCAGTGCAGCATCGGCTGGAGCAGCGATCAGTGCACGCGTCCTTGCGCCTTCCTCAAATATGGTCTGAACTGTGAGCAGAACTGCGATTGCCGCAATGGAGCCAACTGCTCGCCTGTGGATGGCACTTGCTTGTGTGCTCCCGGCTTTACTGGACAACGCTGCGAAGAAAGCTGTCCGACGGGGAGCTATGGTCAGGATTGTGCCTTTAAATGCGATTGTCAGAATGGTGCCAAGTGCGCTCCAGAGACAGGCCAATGTCTATGTGCGCCAGGTTggcgcaacaacaaatgcgatAGACCCTGTGATCTCAATCATTTTGGCGATGGGTGTCGCAGTAGTTGCCAGTGCCAAAACAATGCCTCCTGCAATCCTATTAATGGTAGCTGCACCTGTGCTCCTGGTTGGATGGGCGACCACTGTCAGCAGAAGTGCGACACTTTCCTCTTTGGAATCGACTGTGCTTTCAGGTGCCAATGCGATACGTCCAACACAATCGCTTGCGAGGCTTCCACCGGCCGTTGCCTATGCAAGCAGGGTTGGCGAG TTAATTtgtgtcttttgttttgcactcgatgtgtgtttattttccCGTTTTGTGTCCCGCACCCAAAGGCGTTAACTGCGAAACGAACTGTTCGAGCGGTTACTATGGTGAAAATTGTGATCAAGTTTGCAGATGCCTGA
- the LOC132794084 gene encoding protein draper isoform X1, which produces MHNCEMSRLSLKLALQLLALQLLLMMVHTEIIDQSIDEPEGLNVCKKRENYNVEVVITELQSFQERGSTWCLNIPPSCPTYRIKHRVVNKTQTLTKARIVRDCCDGYVRQGNQCVPHCSQPCQHGECVAPEKCKCTEGYGGPVCNINCSPGLYGIDCQLKCDCLNGATCEPYSGKCECAKGYTGTRCDELCPPQRYGEQCAEVCRCENGGSCDHISGKCSCAPGFMGPLCDMPCPDGKHGAKCEEDCRCQNDGHCDPQNGACECTIGWTGDVCANKCPTGSHGLNCELHCHCLNDAPCHHITGRCECPPGYMGEVCMDECPLNTYGRNCSEKCNCENDAACSRTGKCICAPGWEGERCERRICDIDKYGINCNKTCECEMEHTDLCHPETGRCQCSIGWSSDQCTRPCAFLKYGLNCEQNCDCRNGANCSPVDGTCLCAPGFTGQRCEESCPTGSYGQDCAFKCDCQNGAKCAPETGQCLCAPGWRNNKCDRPCDLNHFGDGCRSSCQCQNNASCNPINGSCTCAPGWMGDHCQQKCDTFLFGIDCAFRCQCDTSNTIACEASTGRCLCKQGWRGVNCETNCSSGYYGENCDQVCRCLNNSSCDSDTGNCICAPGWTGVDCAEPCPDGFYGLECKERCQKSTHGNTTCDHITGEVVCRPGYLGLTCEHACPQGLYGPSCKLKCNCEHQGECNPENGQCTCLPGWTGANCNQSCPQDTYGAGCSQHCRCQNHRSCRKNDGHCICLPGWMGDNCGSICPEGLYGDYCMHSCDCPSSNFQCHAAQGCVCRRGYTGENCDELIASQRVAESVQESSNAGVALSLVLLTIFMAIICAVFLYYRRRVSNLKTEIAHVHYTHETNGGGWPPANHNFDNPVYGMHPETSLLPSHLRPKMNNFNQNGSLTADYGDDSNASSRVGSYSINYNHELLNKNLNADLTNPNVYNAIGDSLKEEHVYDEIKQKEGYKDPVKIYSKILFLGDEYDHLDYSRPSTSQKPHYHRMNDTQLNINHDEEKPSNVKNMTVLLQKKPEPPTEPEPQHESFDNTNLDAASTASPSSSPELK; this is translated from the exons ATGCACAACTGCGAAATGTCGCGGCTCAGCTTGAAGCTTGCATTGCAACTACTTGCATTGCAACTATTGCTGATGATGGTGCACACCGAGATCATTGATCAAAGCATTGATGAACCGGAGGGACTCAATGTCTGCAAAAAACGCGAAAA CTACAATGTGGAGGTGGTCATTACTGAACTCCAGTCATTCCAGGAGCGTGGTTCCACGTGGTGCCTCAATATTCCGCCTAGCTGTCCCACCTACCGCATAAAACATCGTGTGGTGAACAAAACTCAGACTTTAACCAAAGCTCGCATAGTGCGTGACTGTTGTG ATGGATACGTACGCCAGGGTAACCAGTGTGTTCCTCATTGTAGTCAGCCCTGCCAACATGGTGAATGTGTAGCTCCAGAGAAGTGCAAGTGCACAGAAGGCTATGGAGGACCTGTCTGCAATATAA ATTGCTCGCCTGGCCTCTATGGCATCGACTGTCAACTGAAGTGCGATTGTCTAAATGGTGCAACATGCGAGCCTTACAGCGGCAAGTGCGAGTGCGCCAAGGGTTACACGGGAACCAGATGCGATGAGTTATGTCCGCCTCAACGATATGGGGAGCAGTGTGCCGAGGTATGCCGCTGTGAGAACGGCGGAAGCTGCGATCACATCTCTGGCAAATGTTCGTGTGCACCCGGTTTTATGGGTCCCCT ATGCGATATGCCTTGTCCCGATGGCAAGCATGGCGCCAAATGTGAGGAGGATTGTCGATGCCAGAACGATGGACACTGTGATCCGCAAAATGGCGCCTGTGAATGTACCATTGGCTGGACGGGCGATGTCTGCGCCAACAAGTGTCCAACTGGGAGTCATGGACTCAACTGTGAACTACACTGTCACTGCTTGAACGATGCACCTTGTCATCACATCACTGGACGTTGCGAGTGTCCGCCCGGCTACATGGGCGAAGTGTGCATGGACGAGTGTCCTCTGAATACCTATGGACGTAACTGCTCTGAAAAATGCAACTGCGAGAACGATGCCGCCTGCAGCCGGACTGGCAAATGCATCTGTGCGCCAGGCTGGGAGGGAGAGCGCTGTGAACGTCGCATTTGTGATATTGACAAGTATGGAATAAACTGTAACAAAACTTGCGAATGCGAGATGGAGCACACGGATCTATGTCACCCGGAGACAGGACGTTGCCAGTGCAGCATCGGCTGGAGCAGCGATCAGTGCACGCGTCCTTGCGCCTTCCTCAAATATGGTCTGAACTGTGAGCAGAACTGCGATTGCCGCAATGGAGCCAACTGCTCGCCTGTGGATGGCACTTGCTTGTGTGCTCCCGGCTTTACTGGACAACGCTGCGAAGAAAGCTGTCCGACGGGGAGCTATGGTCAGGATTGTGCCTTTAAATGCGATTGTCAGAATGGTGCCAAGTGCGCTCCAGAGACAGGCCAATGTCTATGTGCGCCAGGTTggcgcaacaacaaatgcgatAGACCCTGTGATCTCAATCATTTTGGCGATGGGTGTCGCAGTAGTTGCCAGTGCCAAAACAATGCCTCCTGCAATCCTATTAATGGTAGCTGCACCTGTGCTCCTGGTTGGATGGGCGACCACTGTCAGCAGAAGTGCGACACTTTCCTCTTTGGAATCGACTGTGCTTTCAGGTGCCAATGCGATACGTCCAACACAATCGCTTGCGAGGCTTCCACCGGCCGTTGCCTATGCAAGCAGGGTTGGCGAG GCGTTAACTGCGAAACGAACTGTTCGAGCGGTTACTATGGTGAAAATTGTGATCAAGTTTGCAGATGCCTGAACAATTCATCCTGTGACTCCGATACGGGTAACTGCATCTGTGCACCCGGCTGGACCGGCGTCGACTGCGCCGAGCCATGCCCCGACGGCTTTTATGGGTTGGAATGCAAGGAACGCTGCCAGAAAAGTACGCACG GCAATACCACATGTGATCATATTACCGGTGAAGTCGTTTGTCGCCCCGGCTACTTGGGTCTCACCTGTGAACACGCCTGTCCGCAGGGTCTCTACGGTCCCAGTTGCAAACTAAAGTGTAACTGTGAACACCAGGGCGAGTGCAATCCTGAAAATGGCCAGTGCACCTGTCTGCCCGGCTGGACAGGAGCCAATTGCAATCAGTCCTGTCCCCAGGACACCTATGGCGCTGGCTGCAGTCAACATTGTCGTTGCCAAAATCATCGCAGCTGCCGCAAGAACGATGGTCACTGTATTTGTTTGCCAGGCTGGATGGGTGACAATTGCGGCTCGATTTGTCCCGAAGGTCTTTATGGTGACTATTGCATGCACTCTTGCGACTGTCCCTCATCCAATTTCCAGTGCCATGCGGCGCAGGGTTGCGTCTGTCGTAGGGGTTACACTGGCGAGAATTGTGATGAGTTGATTGCGTCGCAACGCGTTGCTGAATCCGTACAAGAAT CAAGCAATGCTGGCGTTGCCCTGAGCTTAGTGCTATTGACCATCTTTATGGCTATAATCTGCGCCGTGTTTCTGTACTACCGCCGTCGTGTATCCAATCTGAAAACAGAGATTGCTCACGTTCACTACACGCATGAAACAAATGGTGGCGGCTGGCCACCAGCGAATCATAACTTTGACAATCCGGTGTATGGCATGCATCCCGAGACGAGTTTGTTACCGAGCCATTTGCGACCCAAGATGAACAATTTTAACCAGAATGGTTCACTGACTGCCGACTACGGTGATGACTCTAATGCCAGCAGCAGAG TGGGCAgctattcaattaattataatcatGAGTTGCTCAACAAAAACTTGAATGCCGATCTAACCAATCCAAATGTGTATAATGCCATTGGCGATTCATTAAAGGAGGAGCATGTCTACGATGAAATTAAACAGAAGGAAGGCTACAAAGATCCCG tgaaaatttatagcaaaatattgtttttgggAG ATGAGTATGATCACTTGGACTATTCTCGGCCAAGTACTTCGCAGAAGCCACACTATCATCGAATGAACGACACTCAGCTGAACATCAACCATGACGAAGAGAAGCCCAGCAACGTTAAGAACATGACAGTGCTGCTACAAAAAAAGCCGGAACCGCCAACGGAACCAGAGCCGCAGCATGAGAGCTTTGACAATACCAATCTGGATGCAGCATCGACAGCATCACCCAGCTCGAGTCCAGAATTAAAGTAA